The Streptomyces sp. A2-16 sequence AGTAGCCCGTACGGAAGCCGACTTGAGGGGGCGGGCCGACACCGGCCCGCCCCTTCGCGTTCGCCCGAATGCCGTACGGGCCGTAACCAAGCGCCTTCATGGGGCGTTCCCGGGCAGAACTCCCGTGCCGACCCATGGATGTGCCGTGCCCAGGTTCAGTGTCATCGTCCCCGCGTACAAGGTGCAGGCGTATCTGCCCGGTTGCCTGGAATCGGTGCTGTCGCAGTCGTACGAGGATCTCGAGCTGATCGCGGTCGACGACCGCTCGCCGGACGCGTGCGGCGAGATCGTCGACGAGTTCGCGGCCCGCGATCCACGGGTCCGGGCGGTCCACCTGGCGCGGAACACGGGCCTCGGCCCCGCCCGCAACGCCGGGACGGCCGTGGCGACGGGCGACTACCTGCTGTTCCTCGACGGCGACGACACCCTCGCCCCGCACGCGCTGCGAGCGATCGCGGACCGGCTGAAGGAGACCGGCGAGCCGGACGTCCTGGTCCACGACCACGAGCTCGCCCACTGGTCGGGAGAGACCGTCCGCGACGCCTTCGCGGGGCAGCTCACCGAGCAGGGCCCGGCGCCGTTCCGCCTGGAGGACCGCCCGGGGCTGCTGCGGGTGCCGCCGGTGGCCTGGAACAAGGCGTACCGCAGGGAGTTCGTCGAGCGCGGGGGCTTCGCCTTCCCGCCCGGCCAGCACCCGGACCTGCCCTGGACCTACCCGGTCCTGACGACCGCCGAGTCGATCGCCACCCTGGACCGGGTCTGCGTCCACCACCGGCGGCGCCGGCACACCGAAACCGCCGCCACGGCCGGCCACTTCGACCTCTTCGACCAGTACGACAGGGTCTTCGCGCACACCGACGCGCACCCCGAACTCGCCCAGTGGCGGCCGCTGTTGTTCCGCCTGATGGTGGACCACCTGTCGGCGGTGTTCACCGACCGCGCCCTCCTTCCGCGCGGCAGCCGCGCCGAGTTCCTGAAGCGGGCCCGCGACCACTGCCGCGCCCACCGCACCCCGGGCCACTCCGTCCCGGCGCGCTCCCGGCTGCGCCACACCGTGATCCGCCTGGGTCTGTACCGCACCCAGCGGCTCGCGGAACTGGCCCAGGGACTCGGCCGAGGAACGGCCCGCCCGCTCGTCCGCCTCGCGAAGGCCCTGCACGCGACCGCCCTGCGGCTCCACTACCGCGTCCAGCTCCGTCTTCCCCTGCGCGCGGACCGTGCCGTCTTCGCCGCCCACGGGGGCCGCGGCCACGGCTGCAACCCAGGTGCGCTGGAGGAGGCGTTCCGCACCTTCGCCCCGCACATCCGCACCGCCTGGATCGCCCGCCCGGAGCACCACCACACGATCCCGACCGCGACCGCGAGGCTGCGCCCCGGCACGGCCGCCTACTGGACGGCGCTCGCCCGCTCCAAGTACCTCGTCGCCAACGACGGCTTCGACCGCCGCCTGGTCAAGCGCCCCGGCCAGATCCTCGTCCAGACCCAACACGGCACGCCCCTCAAGCACATGGGCCTTGACCTCCAGGAACGCCCGGCCGCGGCACGGGACCTGGACTTCGACGCGATGCTGCGCGACGTCGACCGCTGGGACTACTTGCTGTCGCCCAACCGCCACACCACCCTGACCTGGGAGCGGGTCTACCCCGGCGGCTACACCACGCTCCCCTACGGCCAGCCGCGCAACGACGTGTTCCAGCGGGCGACTTCGGAGGACGTACGGCGGCTGCGCGAACTGCTCGGCATCCCCGAGGGCTCGGTCGCGATCCTGTACGCGCCCACGTACCGCGACTACCGGCGCACCCAGCACACCACACTCGACCTGGACCGCCTCGTGCGCCGCCTGGGCCCCCGCTTCGTCGTGCTGGCCCGCGCCCACCACCGCCACGGCGGCCCGCTCGTCTCCCCCGCGAGCGGCCGGGTCATCGACGTCACCGGCCACCCGAGCGTCGAGTCCCTGTGCCTGGCCTCGGACGCGCTGGTCACCGACTACTCGTCCCTGATGTTCGACTACGCCAACCTGGACCGCCCGATCGTGATCCACAGCGACGACCGGGAGGCGTACGAGGCGGCCCGCGGCACCTACTTCGACCTGCGGTCCTTCGCGCCGGGGGCGATCGCGCGCAGCGAGGACGAGCTGACCGACATCTTCGCCACCGGCCACTGGCGCGGCTCCCGCTCCACCCAGCTGCGCTCGGCGTTCCGCGAGCGCTTCTGCCCGTACGACGACGGCCGCGCCGCCGAACGGGTCGTACGCCATGTCATCCTGGGCGAGACCGAGCTGCCGCCGGTGATCCCGCCGGCCGACCGGCATCCGGTGCCGTCGGCGGCGGCCGCGCTCGAGCGTCCTCCGCTGACCTCCGTGCCGCGCCCCGCGACGGACACGCCCGTCACCGAGACCCTCTAGGAGGGGCGAAGCATGCCGCGCAGCACGTCCCGGCCCACCCCGACCCGCCCGTCCACCTGGCGCCCGGTGGGGCGGCCGGGGCGCCGGACGTCGCGTGGCCCGGGCGGCCCGCCGTCGCCCGCCGCTATCCCCGGGCCGCCTCCGGATGCAGCCGCACCCATCCCTCCCACGCCGACGTGATCATGTCCTGGACGTCGTGCTTGGCCTTCCAGCCGAGTTCGGTGGCCGCCAGGTCGGCGGAGGCGACGACTCGGGCCGGGTCGCCGGGGCGGCGGGGGGCGACGGTCGGGGGGCGGTCGTAGCCGGTGACCGCGTTGATGTGGTCGATCATCTCGCGGACGGAGACGCCCTCGCCGCGGCCGATGTTGACGGTGAGGTCGCGTCCGGGGGAGGTCTGCAGGGTGCGGGCGGCGGCCACGTGGGCCTCGGCCAGGTCGGCGACGTGGATGTAGTCACGGACGCAGGTGCCGTCGGGGGTGTCGTAGTCGTCGCCGAAGATGCGCGGGGCCGCGTCCTGCGTGAGCTTCTCGAAGACCATGGGGACGATGTTGAAGACGCCTGTGTCGGCCAGCTCGGGGCTTCCCGCGCCCGCCACGTTGAAGTAGCGCAGACAGGCCGTGGCGAGGCCGGTCGCGCGGCCCGTGGCGCGGACCAACCACTCGCCGGCCAGCTTGGTCTCGCCGTACGGGGACATCGGCGCGCACGGGGTCCGCTCCGTCACCAGCGGGACGTCCGGCATGCCGTACACCGCCGCGGAGGAGGAGAAGACGAAGGAGGGGACCCGGGCCGTCGTCACCGCCTCCAGAAGGACGCGCAGACCCTCGACGTTCTCCCGGTAGTAGTGCAGCGGCAGGTCGACCGACTCGCCGACCTGCTTCTTCGCCGCGAGGTGGACCACCCCGGTGACCTCGTGGTCCGCGAGGGTGTGCGCGACCCGCTCGGCGTCCAGCGTGGAACCCACCACCAGCGGCACGTCGGCCGGCACGCGCTCGGCGACGCCGGTGGACAGGTCGTCGTACACGACCGCCTGCTCGCCCGCCCCGGTCATCGCCCTCACGACATGCGCCCCGATGTAGCCGGCGCCGCCGGTGATCAGCCAGGTCATGTACGGCCGTCCCCTCTTCGGTTGACCCGTGTCCGCGCATCATTCTCCCCTCCCTGGAGGGAAGGGGACTCCTGGATCGGGCCGGGCACCACCGCAACCAGGACACTCCGCGCCGGAACCGGCCGATGGGCGCCACCGCGGGGACACCTGCGGTGCCGGCACTGATTCTCGGTGAGTGGCCGCCCCGTCAGTTCTCGTCGGGCAGCTCGGCGTGCACCGCCGCGTCCAGGGCCGAGGTGAGCTGGTCCAGGCGGGCCCGCAGGTCGCGGATCTCGTCCACGTCGAAGCTGGTCGCCGAGACGATCCGGCGCGGCACCTGCACCGCGCGCTCGCGCAGGGCGACGCCCTCCTCGGTGAGCCGCACCTCCACCGAGCGCTCGTCACGGGCACTGCGCTCGCGCCGGACCAGGCCGGCCGCCTCCAGGCGCTTGAGGAGCGGGGACAGGGTGCCCGAGTCGAGCCGCAGGTGCTCGCCGAGCTTCTTGACGGGCAGGTCGCCGTGCTCCCACAGCACCAGCATCACCAGGTACTGCGGGTAGGTGATCCCCAGGTCCTTGAGGATCACGCGGTAGACGCTGCCGAAGGCACGGGAGGCCGCGTTCAGGGAGAAGCAGATCTGCTGGTCCAGACGGAGCCAGTCGATGGCGGCCGGAGTGGCGGTCGGGGACTTGTCCATGCGTCCAGGATAGCCCTTGCGAGCCATTTAGTTGTGCGCAATTGAATTGTGTGCTCTACTTACGACCGTGAGGCGGCCGCGGAAGAGCCGCCGGAACAGACTTCGAGAGGGATGGTCTTTCATGGACGCGCTCTACACCGCTGTCGCCACCGCCACCCACGGCCGCGACGGCCGCGCCTACACGAACGACGGCAAGATCGACGTCGCGCTGGCCCCGCCGGTGGAGCTGGGCGGCAACGGGCAGGGCACCAACCCGGAGCAGCTGTTCGCCGCCGGTTACGCCGCCTGCTTCGGCAGCGCCCTCGGCCTCGTCGGCCGCCAGGCCAAGGTGGACGTCAGCGACGCCGCCGTCACCGCCGAGGTCGGCATAGGCAAGCAGGGCGAGGGCTTCGGCCTCAAGGTCTCCCTCCGCGTCGAACTCCCCGACTCCGTGGACGCGGCAACCGGCCGCAAGCTCGTCGAGACGGCCCACCAGGTCTGCCCCTACTCCAACGCCACCCGCGGCAACATCGAGGTCGAGCTGGTCATCGAGTAGGTCCTTCGGGCGCTGCCTTTTCGGAAGGTCGATTCGGGGTGCCGGGGGGCGCACGGGACCCGAGCTTGATGCCGTGGGATCCGGTCCCGGTGGACCGGGACCCCACGGCATCAGCCGTGGCGGAGCAACGGACAGTTCCCCCGCTTACCCCCGTCTTTTCACGAGTTGACGGAGGCGGCGCCCACGACCGGCGCCCACTCGCGGACCGCGCGGACCTCGACTCCGGGAGTGGACCGGTAGTACGGATCCGCCGCCAGGATCTCCTCCAGCTCGGCCCGCTCCACCGCGAACACCAACATCGCCCCCTGGTCGTCCGCCCACGGCCCCGCGGCGAACAGCTTCCCCTCGGCATGCAGTCGGCCGAGCGCCGCACGGTGCGCGGGCCGGGCGGCGAGGCGTTCGGGCGCGGGCGTGAAGGCGAGTTCCACGACAAGCACAAGGTCCCCTTTCCAGGCAACGAACCGACGCGCCGACGCTAGGCTCGGGCCGCCCCACAGGTCTGTATCAGCCGATACAGCGTGGAAAGGAGCCGTCGCCATGCCCACGGCAGCCGACTGGCGGCGGCTGCAGCACGTCCCCCTGTTCGCCGCACTCCCCGAGCCCGACCTGCGCCGCCTGTGGGACACCTCGGTCCCCCGCCACTACGCCCCCGGAGAGACCCTGCGCGGCCGGGGCAGCCCCGCCGACCATCTGCTCGTCCTGCTCGACGGCACCGCGTCCGCGTCCGCCACGACCACCACCGGGCGGGTCGTACGGTTCGGAACCTGGACCGGACCCTGCGCCCTCGACAAGGTCGCCCTGCTCGACGGAGCCGGCCACACGGCGACCTTCACCGCGCTCACCCCATGTGCCGTACGGGCCGTCCCCCGCGCCCGCTTCACGGCCCTGCTCGACGACTCCGCGGCCGTACGCGCCCACGTCCTCCGGCTCCTCGCCGGCCAGGCCCGCGCCCAGCAGGAACGGTTCACCGACACGGCCACCCTCCCCTGCGAGGCCCGCCTCGCGGCCTGGCTCCTGGACGGGCTGAGCCAGGCCGGAACCGACGGCCACGTCCCCCTGCCGGGCGGCCAGCGCGAACTCGCCGACCTCCTC is a genomic window containing:
- a CDS encoding bifunctional glycosyltransferase family 2 protein/CDP-glycerol:glycerophosphate glycerophosphotransferase, whose product is MPRFSVIVPAYKVQAYLPGCLESVLSQSYEDLELIAVDDRSPDACGEIVDEFAARDPRVRAVHLARNTGLGPARNAGTAVATGDYLLFLDGDDTLAPHALRAIADRLKETGEPDVLVHDHELAHWSGETVRDAFAGQLTEQGPAPFRLEDRPGLLRVPPVAWNKAYRREFVERGGFAFPPGQHPDLPWTYPVLTTAESIATLDRVCVHHRRRRHTETAATAGHFDLFDQYDRVFAHTDAHPELAQWRPLLFRLMVDHLSAVFTDRALLPRGSRAEFLKRARDHCRAHRTPGHSVPARSRLRHTVIRLGLYRTQRLAELAQGLGRGTARPLVRLAKALHATALRLHYRVQLRLPLRADRAVFAAHGGRGHGCNPGALEEAFRTFAPHIRTAWIARPEHHHTIPTATARLRPGTAAYWTALARSKYLVANDGFDRRLVKRPGQILVQTQHGTPLKHMGLDLQERPAAARDLDFDAMLRDVDRWDYLLSPNRHTTLTWERVYPGGYTTLPYGQPRNDVFQRATSEDVRRLRELLGIPEGSVAILYAPTYRDYRRTQHTTLDLDRLVRRLGPRFVVLARAHHRHGGPLVSPASGRVIDVTGHPSVESLCLASDALVTDYSSLMFDYANLDRPIVIHSDDREAYEAARGTYFDLRSFAPGAIARSEDELTDIFATGHWRGSRSTQLRSAFRERFCPYDDGRAAERVVRHVILGETELPPVIPPADRHPVPSAAAALERPPLTSVPRPATDTPVTETL
- the galE gene encoding UDP-glucose 4-epimerase GalE; its protein translation is MTWLITGGAGYIGAHVVRAMTGAGEQAVVYDDLSTGVAERVPADVPLVVGSTLDAERVAHTLADHEVTGVVHLAAKKQVGESVDLPLHYYRENVEGLRVLLEAVTTARVPSFVFSSSAAVYGMPDVPLVTERTPCAPMSPYGETKLAGEWLVRATGRATGLATACLRYFNVAGAGSPELADTGVFNIVPMVFEKLTQDAAPRIFGDDYDTPDGTCVRDYIHVADLAEAHVAAARTLQTSPGRDLTVNIGRGEGVSVREMIDHINAVTGYDRPPTVAPRRPGDPARVVASADLAATELGWKAKHDVQDMITSAWEGWVRLHPEAARG
- a CDS encoding MarR family transcriptional regulator, with product MDKSPTATPAAIDWLRLDQQICFSLNAASRAFGSVYRVILKDLGITYPQYLVMLVLWEHGDLPVKKLGEHLRLDSGTLSPLLKRLEAAGLVRRERSARDERSVEVRLTEEGVALRERAVQVPRRIVSATSFDVDEIRDLRARLDQLTSALDAAVHAELPDEN
- a CDS encoding organic hydroperoxide resistance protein is translated as MDALYTAVATATHGRDGRAYTNDGKIDVALAPPVELGGNGQGTNPEQLFAAGYAACFGSALGLVGRQAKVDVSDAAVTAEVGIGKQGEGFGLKVSLRVELPDSVDAATGRKLVETAHQVCPYSNATRGNIEVELVIE
- a CDS encoding YciI family protein, whose product is MLVVELAFTPAPERLAARPAHRAALGRLHAEGKLFAAGPWADDQGAMLVFAVERAELEEILAADPYYRSTPGVEVRAVREWAPVVGAASVNS
- a CDS encoding Crp/Fnr family transcriptional regulator — its product is MPTAADWRRLQHVPLFAALPEPDLRRLWDTSVPRHYAPGETLRGRGSPADHLLVLLDGTASASATTTTGRVVRFGTWTGPCALDKVALLDGAGHTATFTALTPCAVRAVPRARFTALLDDSAAVRAHVLRLLAGQARAQQERFTDTATLPCEARLAAWLLDGLSQAGTDGHVPLPGGQRELADLLGVTRVTVNRALSRLRRDGLIGPADSGGGGRIRVLAPELLALRAAPDADGPGQGRGRRRGQERGQGQER